actcccagagcagagttaaaatggtttggattattttttctggtaagcgtttttttagcgagttagttttataCGGgttggggacgctaaccccatgcccaaccctcctcctttacccgggctatATCTATATCAATCACATTTCATGTACAATAAAACAGTGGAACTAATGAAACATGTATAACAtgttattaataatttcaatgatgcCATTAACTTCCCTAATGATATGGCAAACATTAGCTGAATCGATTAGAGTGCAAATGTTATATGAAACTGATTTATTTTCTAATCATCTATACCATTTGACCACATCTTGAGGAGTAAACATATAACTTGGTCGACTAATTTTAGATATTGGTCATAGATACTTAAATGTATGATAATGTAATTGTGTTCACACGTTGCATTATCGATCGATTGGTCTATAAACACTATATAATTGTAAATGAATCATACCAAAAAATGGTGTATTCATCTAtcattctgatttatttggatGCTAAACAAAATCATATCACCAGTCTGAGTTCTTACTACATGCTGTCGAATTCAGAGGTTCAGTACTAAGCACAAATTAACCGAACATTCCCGAAATGGTAGTTGGAATGATATATTGCATAAATACTTAATATAATATTATTTGGAAGTTGATTTCAAATGAAACAACTAAACATCGTTTGACAGATTAATTGCATGAGTAAAATTAATCCACTAATCTATTCAGTGATTTTCTAGCATATAAATACTCATACATCGAGAAATTTAGCAGACAGTATTTTTGTTCGTTTATCTTTCAGTAGTTATTTTACTGAAAACTATCTACAGATAGAAAAAAGCACAATACTGTTAGCTTATGTGTATTACATGCACTTGAACATATCGTAAGTTATTTACCAAGTACAACTTTAAGCGCTCCAACTTGAGCCATGTTATTTCTTCGACTAATAGCGGTGTTATCTAGTTGCCCAGACCAAAGTAGGTTTTGAAGGATCTGAACAAGgggaataataattataagtcgattgttttaataattattctaCCCCTGGCTCTATGTAATCTATTAAACTCTCAATAATCATACATAAACTTCCTGTTATTATTTTGAGTATCAAGAATACATACCAAGAAAGGGTAGTTCTTTTGTTAGTGTAGGACTAAAATTGATATGCATTAATTACGACTTGTCCGAAATTCATTCTTGAATTGTCGTTTTCCACTCACTCTGTGCCAATCCCTACATGTTTATCGTTATAACAAGGTTTCCTTATAAACGACGGTAGTTTTTTCCAACAAATCGATCTGTAACTACTTAGAAACGTTTCGCTTTTCCAAGTTATGATCAGCTTATGGATTCATATATTTGAATATTCTATTATAACCCACAGACAACTGTAGCCCATCCTACTTCTTGTTATGAAACTTTAATTAAAAGTAATAATTCAGTTAACTAAGTTCTGTTTATCACAACACAAAATAAGACAAAATACTCTTTATTATAAAGATAAATATTtaagaattttcattttatttctttaactATGCAGAAGACACAACATCGTCGACAAACTCCCTCGTGCTACTCATTAGAATAGAGTAACTGAAGAGAGTATTGCACAGCTATAAATTTTACTAGTCTAGGTTTGTTCATAAGATCTGTATCATACAATTTAATTATCCTCTACTGAAACGTAATCAATCTTGAAAATAGTCAACTACTACGTAAAATTAATAGTGACGTTTCCGAACTATCTTCCAATAGAAGAGTTATTGGAGTAGTAAAATTCTGTTTCGCTAGTCCAATCGATCTCAGAAATTAATCAGCAGTTATTTAAGACTCATACAAATTACAAATCGGTTATGTTTAACATAAACTTGTGGATCATCGCCTTGTCGCCCAGTTATTTTATTAGAACTTCCAGAAAATAAGTAAACGTAACAAAGCTAATCATTACTTTGCAATTGCAGTATGTACAGctaatcggaagtggaatgcctgacagcagaagattgaatCGAAGTGAACAGCAAAAGTAATCGAGaccaattgtaataacaacagaattgaatcATGAAGCATCTTAAGGACAACTAAAGGAAAATATGCAAACAATGcatttattgtatgattttcatatttttatggAGTCACTCTGTAATCATGCATTATACAGCAAATTGGTTTACCCCACCAAATCTTCTTTCACTACAATATTATTCAATCTTCACTGAGAATATTAAGCGTACAACTAAATAGTATTtcaaataaacagaaatatcAAATAATCCATCATACTAGATTATCTCCTAAAAGATACACTTAGAAAACCGACTAGGTATTCAATTGGACCAAGCACTATTCACATGAAATGTTCTCTTGCATAGATTATACAATCTCTACTTGTCAGCAAAAAGACTTACACTAAGCACAATAGGATATTCATATCTAATATAGCAGCTGCAATGggcaagtaaataaatatttttaagctTTATTTCAGGTTTGTAAAATATGTAACGAATTTCACACACTGAACAAAGACACTTTTAATTGGTCATACTTTAAACAGTTGCAtaaccaatcaaattaattTACTGATAGGGTAGAAACAATTTATTGACCTCATGTCTGAAGGAAGAATAGCAAATGATTGTCCAATATTTAACTTCGATCTTGACTAGGTTCATAACTAGGTAAAACACCATCCACTGACAGCGTCAATTATAGTAACCTAGTAAACTGGTCGCATTACAACTAAACGTGTCAAGTATAACTTACATCAAATATTCTGTTATCAAAAATCCTGCGCACTAAGGTTTTCTGGAATCACTACTGGTCCGTACAAAACaccaaaattaaatttatttgtttggtAAAATTCATGCACATGTCACAAATCGAAACTCTCTCAGTCCTTCATTATAGAATTACGGTTATGTCGActtcttttaaacaaaaaaatcagACATGCTTCCGAACTACGTTTCTTAAGAGTACTAAACTTTCAACTCAGAAAACTTCATTTTTCTCACATCCATAAACGGACACACATTTAGTTCATTCGCTGTCTGACAAATGACCATGGACATCTAATTGAAATATACTAAGAATTAACAAACTTTATATTCATATTGCTACCTATTTTTAACCTACTAAATTTATACAGTTGAATTCAGTTTACTAATTAAGAAAGCAACCTGTAAGATAAACCGTGAGAAACTTATGTTGCTGAGACACGGTAACATATAAATCGACAAGATAacatgtttgtttttattagttAACTTCTGTTCTTTTAGTGTCGTTCCCACAGATGGGTTGATTTTTTTTTATAcatgataaataatattttcaggCAACTTTTTCTTTCTTAAATGACCATTGTTTGCATTCAATATTAAACCATTTGAACTCAATTACTGTTAAGTTCTTGTACTTCAGGTGTTATGATTAATTTAAGTCAATATTATTGGAATCTATTACCGTCCCCACAACAATAATCTGTAGTGACGCGGTTATCTTATGCAGTTTACATCTATTCATATTGATTATGACAGTATGCAACATACTATATATGTGATGCTATGTTACTCATTCAGTTGTTCTTTACTTGAAACGTAAAAGCGTTTCTAGAAGTTTCGTCTTCTATCTTCGCATTCATGTGACTTTGTTATCGTTGAAATGTCACTACATATAACcaatttatatacatatcatcAGCCAGGCTATCTTAACTATGTGGGTTTTTTTACAGAAGATAATTTGATAACTATTAGTATCACATAAAGTATAAGattattacattataatatGAGCATAATATATGGTTTATTTGAAGAAAACATTTTGCGTTTAGATAACGTTCTTATAacttaattcaaaatataaaCACTGAACAGGAAGCTTCCACATAAAATTTACTTTATCATCCAGAATAAAGCAATACTGATTTATATATTAATTGTAATTAATGTGTTAACGATCCTGATCCATACATGTGTACAAAAACACTGCACATGATATATGACAAAATGTAAGAGCCTTCAACTGAACAACTTAGGTACCtatatctttttaaaaaaaaaacaagtcaaCTTTATCAATCAGCAAATCTTATACATTTAATGAATGAAGAATAGAAACAAAGCAGGATTTTCGAGAACAAAAAAACAGGTTATACAGTGAGactttttatattcattattggTAGAGAATTGAAATAAGCTCAAACGAAAATGTATTGTATAACAACAAAAGTGTCATAAACGCATGATCGAGAAATTCACTTTGTTACTATGATGCTAACTGTGCAGGTATAAAGAAATTAGAGGATAATCTCTTGAAGAAATTGTAAAGACACAGAATGgacacatacacacataaacTAAGAGAATAATATTACTAATTACTCCCATTCAATAGTTGCTGGTGGTTTCGAAGTAAGATCGTATAAAACTCGAGATATTCCAGGTACTTCTTCAGCTGCTTTCTGCATTTTGTAAACAACCTATACACAAAGATAAAACAATACTAAGTATTTCTAGATAGAGATAATATTAACGTTCACAAATGCAAAATACtaacaatataaaaatatttctcACTCAAATAGTAGAGACAGTTTGTTGTATACTGACTCAAGCACAATTAAATTGACTTGTTGGTATTCATAAAAGGTCTAACAGTTAGTAATACTTATTGTACAAcaatagtggatgcgcactgctgaggagtcccatactaggacgaaacggccgtctagtgcttccaggttttccatggtggtctagcttcaatcgactcatgatttcaacctgtgaaatttctaaaactctccacaaaacccattctgataatagtgattatgtTGATAAATTAACTGGAAACTAATAATATTTCAAAACAATAGCTACCATTTAAAGCGTAATGATAAAATGACCAGCACAACAAATGGTTCTATTTAGATACAACCATATGTATCATCGATTTCAATTGTTAACTGATGTCGTCGATTTTCCATTCGATAgttattttttcaaatataatttatcCATCATGAGCACTTTGAAGTCTCGCTTCAGTCACAATAACCGTTATGGATATAGTAGAAATCAAAGAAGATAAGATCTAGTGATTGATTCATCTAGTTGCATTATGTTGAAGTCTAATTGGTCACTTCAAGAAGATAAATGTTTTCAGGATaatttcatactacttatagTAGACACTTAACAAAGATTAAAATTTATACATAGCTTTTTCCAGACAAATTGGATGAAACGTTGTTACATAATGGAATGAAATGATTTATTGAGTAAATGAACGTTCTTCAGTGgcataattttcaataaaacatGTAAGCCTATATAGCTTTGTTAATGTCTATTAGTTTCCCAGTCATAAATATGATAATGGTGGGATAAATCAGAAAACAACAGAAATACATGTACAATCGAGATTTATCAAAACATCTGAGGTTTATCCAATCCTACTACCATAACGTAAAATACCCTCAAACAGCTGAATACACTTTTATAAAGCATAGTTAAAAGTATCGTGTAATACTTCCGCTCTTTATATCTTCTCCCAACTGCCAATGTCCATAAAGGTTCTCAGAATTCATACTTATCTAAAAGCTTTAAAAAACTCCCTGTACGAAAATGTATGCGATGTGACAATATGATATCGTTTATGCATGATATCATCTTGAATTTCTAGTGTTTCTAATTATAACTTCTATTTGTTACAGCTTTTTTCATCGTCGCGTAAAATCATTTGATAAGTAAGTTTGTAATCACATAGTTTGTAATTAATTGAGTAGATGCACTACATTATAGATGTATTCTGCTTTCATATGAATGCATGTTGCACTTCAGCAAAGTATTTTGGATTCACCTTAAAAATCGTAATGGTTCATGGTTCGAAACTTGGAGCTTAGATATAAAAATATGCCGAGGTTGGAAAACGATTGATATTGTTTGTTCTCAACCTTTTCTCTTATTTTTTTACCTGGGCCTATCTAGCATCAGTTTGACCAACCAGTTAGTTATTGAGTGGGATCTATCTTGATAAACTATGATTGAGTTAAGTGCGCAATCATAAAACATATAGAAAAACAATGCGTTTATAAaattaacacataaatatagaataaataatattgtagACAATTACATACATCTTCTGGAATATGAACACCGGGAACAGCAGCAATACAAGTCATGAAATCAGCTGATTTCACAGGTCTGAGTACAACTGACCGTAAAATAGAAGGAACAGATACTACTTGACTTGGATCACGGTCAAAATGAATCGGTATAAGAACAACTGGCATTTGATCAACGTTGTTCATACAACCATTGTTTTGAAGTACTGACATAACCCTATCATCGACTTCTCGGAGAGTATCGATAACAGGTTCTCGAAGGTAAGTAATTGTAATATCATTTACTGGATGAACAACTTGTGGTCCTAATATATATACTATGCTGAAATAAATATAGGAAATAAGAATACCAACTTCATTGTGAATTCTAAGATCTACTTACATTTGATAAACAGTCCGTAAAACTATAATTGAGTGGAATGAACATTTCGTCTTTAATTAGAATTCAATGGACTAGTAGCTCTTTTTATGCACGTAGTCTTATGCtattttcaatataataaaAACGACATACGAACTAAAACATACCATGGAAATATAACAGTATGTACGTTAGTTTTTCCTCTATTGAACAAGGTTGATAGAACGATTTAGGTACCTATAGTTAATTAGCAAGGGTTTAAAAACTAAGTGAGCACCCTTTAGTAGAGTGTATCTAGAAATGCAAACCTGATGTTTTTAATCAGTGACAGATTTATAAACCAGTATGTTTTTAAACGTATGCGCTCTGTACACTTATCTTCACGCCCTTGGTTGACAGAAAAAAAGTACTCAAACACATTTTCTGGATAATTTTTATAATATTATGAACTAAGTATCGACGTGAAAAACTAAACTGGCTAGGACAGTCTGTGGAAGTGATATAACAGAATCCAACTGGAGAGTTGATCAGTAAAACAAGTCACAAAGATTTCGAATAACAATAATGAACCTACCGATTGATATTATGGCATATCCTAGGAATTAAATTAGCTAAAAACGAAAGGGCATCCCAATCTGGAGCAGTTGAACTAGATAAAGCACAAGCATAACTATAAGTACGATGATCACCCTAAAatacaattaaaatgaaaagatCGTAAAAAAAAGCTTAAAATTAGAGTAATTATTACGCAGTTTACAGAAGTTTAAGGGTGtgaattttaatcattttgaaaacaaacaGATTAACGATAGAACATGTAATTCATATATTCTATTTGATTAGCAAAATCATACTTGCACTCCGACTGAACGAATAGGTAGAACATAGGCGGCTAGAGACCGATTTGCTGTAATTTTTGATAAACGTTGTTGTTCTTCAGGTCTAGCAGCAGCATTGATCTTGTTTAAAAGTGCATGAGGCTGTTGGAAAGCAAAATGATAAGTAGCTGAAATTATGATGATATACGTTAAATGCAGTAAATCTTGAAAACAAGTACTTATAAAGATTAATACCAATAAACAATATGCATAACTCCAAAAATAACTGAAGACTTTTTGCCAGTAATAGGAATACTATTAAACGAATTCTGGCGTTCTTTCTGTGGTCAATGTGACTGAAATCACTAATGATGTAAAGGttgacaatatttatttaaatgttaacCAGAATCGATTAAAAATCATAGTTTTTTCAGTCCTAGTTTTTAAACTGCAAATATAAAGTTGGATCTAATACTATGAAAGTCGGGTATCTGGTGGTATAAACTTCTTGAGTTCCAtatctggttggggaccgcgagatgatagcaaccgatggttagagaccctgaatgacatggctcaaaatcgtttgcaatggcgcaggtgcatccactctttgtgttctcccaaattctaatcttctgaattcttcatgtctcttttttttctccttccaaattgatttcactgtattatactccttaaataacatcatcaaaccctaatctttctgattactgcttgcactcttactacctctaccactacgggatttgaatcgacgactgcatctctgtgctaatgtggtatggcaacttgaaccgatgtacgtacgcacgaagttctacgttattACTGACTGATATCTGTTGACGGTTGAATGAGAGCGTTAACTTCGGGTGTGGAGCTTTATcttatatattcatatacaaGTGATGAGCATTATGTGCCTTGTTGTCTTTCTACGATGGCTACGTGTGAAATGACTGAAGCATTGAAAATTACTTTCTCTCGTGTTTTACTCAAAAAAGCAACCACTCGTAAGTGTATGCACTGTTTTCCGACTGAATCTATACCTATTGTCCGATGCGTCCTGATTGTTACTGTGAAAAATGAGGCAATATATACTCCTACGTACTTTTTAATGCTCCATATTAGGTTTGTAAGTACCAAAACACACCTCTAACGTATTTGAGGATGACCATATGAAACATTTCAACAAGATTGGATCTCGGTGAAAAAAGAACTAGATCACAAAGTATAACATTGAGGAGCTAAATTTGATTACCGAATAAGCGACAAAGCTTGACATAAATGTTATTGTTTTAAAGACGATTGGTAAAGATCTCACAACAAACCAACCTTTTGCGACATTTGATGATATCCAGAGATCATTTTTATAAGACTTGTTGTCTCCGAAAAATCTCGTTCAATATATGGTTCTGCAGCACATAAGATTCTAACTGCTAAACCTGGACCAGGAAAAGGATGTCGGTTGACAATAGCCTCTGGAAGTCCAAGTTGTCTACCAATCTGTCTAACTTCATCCTTATGGAAATCTGAAAGTGGTTCAACAACCCGACCCTTCAAAAACAAATAACAAGGTTTTATGTTTATGAAGTTATAGTTGAGGAATAAAAAGTGAATGATAGACAGATATAACATTCAAAAGTAGCCAGTATTTAGTAGTTTTTTCTAACATCTATTTTAGTATTCCCAACAAAAATTCGACACTCTACAGTCATATTCAAGCATTATGTACTACCACCCATTGAATATACTGGCCAATTTTAGAAAACAGTTCGTTATGAGAAAATCAAAagcccccaaatgtcctggtacggccgagagtggggcgGGCTCGCCCTCCCTctggaaatgctctcacacggctaCGCGTACACagcttctgccagggaagtcctactcacttccttctcctggagggggtgttgtttacgaaattgagaggatgaaaagttaatgtctggcgctttaaacGGAacctaaaccaatggtgcacatgggctccagtaacctgagggaacaaatggcgtacgaattaattgttggtcaccggctaccatgggactgcatctcctcacgatgctccactgccttgtggatcagacctttaggtcaaaggctcgggtgtgaccccctaagaaaaccacctgcctcggtttgggcacccaggcagtatcacagcccaaatacaaatagaatgaaatgacgaTATTTGCTAAAAACACTATTCTCGcttcgattaacagtcaaacatttcgcattattattattgtttactacGTCACTTATTCACTCTCATTAATTTCCACTTTGTGCatctttatttttcaacttaaaaagcagctcgcctatgatggaaactcggttctatctaaacgatctCGAGTCACTGACTGGTTGAAAGTTGAGTGCCaacaccaaatacgaatactgagacagcttttctgaaaccacgATGTCTCTTCGTCATCTCTGCCTATGCCTTGACAGATTGCGGCCTGGATGCAATCAAAGATGAATTCTAACACCAGTTATCttttcttctccagaaagtgcgttcgacagatattgtagtactagccggagacttgaatgcgcACGTCGGGTGTCTAAGCACAGGAGAGAATCGTtgaggtggccgatggggacttgttggttgCAGGACAGAtgacggggaccgtctactgcaactgtgcacagaccacaacctgtttctggctagcactaacttccggcatAGTCGTCGCCGATGTGGCAcatggcgtcctccctctgcatctcaagcctggactcagattgatcacattgcgatcagctaccgctggcgtggttgtgtacaagactgccgctccttttggagtacctatctggactctgatcatgccctggtctgcgccatTCTTACCTTACCTTTCAGTGGCCGGCGAAGTGATCgtcaccaaaggattgatgtcagcaaatcggttgcaacttctgttgttAATAAGTATCGAACCCAGCTAGCTTTTAcactagctaccattccaccaaaaaaagtatagatgagcattggtcgcAACTGCATGACGCTATGAAAATAGCGAGTAAAGCCGCTTTCGGCTGCGcaaaacgtcccgcttataagcattgggtttcttctggttccttactactcattgaagcccgtcggtctactccggatgaccgtgagtttgaccacaaacggaggttgttacgtaatgaagttgggcaaagcttgcgtaaggaccgagaagcctggtggtcggagcgtgctaatgagatagaagcagcagctgcatctggtaactgtcggaagctcttccaactcatccaagCCACTAGCAGCAAGACGTTTGGTGCGAGTGgtacaatctgcgaggatgacgggatgccaatcaccaacatccatcgacgtcttggacgatgggcagaattcctCGAAGGGcggttcaactggcctgctgctccggtaACATCGaccagactgtcctgccctccatggccggtgatgactgatccaccaaatgaggcggaagtccgcaaggaactccaactctgaAAGCGCTACGAATCgccgggcccagatgacttacctccggctttTCTTAAAGATGGTGGCGACtttctggttaaggaactgaCTTCGCTGTTTACAAAGATTTGGGAGTTAAACAGTATTCTAACATCATGGAACGAGTCAATAGTTGTccccatctttaaaaagggttcacgtcgttcctgtaacaactatcgggggataagtctacttccgattgcgtccaagctattggctttcATCacacttcgtaggttgttcaaaacccgagaaagattgactcgcgagaagcaggctggtttttgttctggttgaggatgtattgatcatatcttcaccctccgccatacttatcaaaggccaacaatcgtgtttcttgacatcagggctgcctttgattcgttggacaggattgttctctgagattgtctattgaagataGGGTGTGCCTGAGgattttattaacatcttaaaggcTCTATATACGAACACCTCAGACgaagtgagggcatacaaccacctttctccatcgttccattcaagcagtgggaaTAGACAGggttgccatcgatgacattctggaaacagctctgatggatgc
The genomic region above belongs to Schistosoma haematobium chromosome 2, whole genome shotgun sequence and contains:
- a CDS encoding hypothetical protein (EggNog:ENOG410V6WB~COG:F), yielding MSDRVELCISKIREAVGQNKILILLSGGVDSTVCAALLSKTLDPSQIIAVHIDNGFLRKNESLRVIESLKSLGIKVHLINAGLRFLSGTTMLHVDVMTEALAPASVSPTKAQSDSGISSGTSDETSDPNTKECRSTLDSMAYSQTTDTSNAKRQSHVSGGGIHPHVESRNIPIGPLRTVTIFPEDKRQIIGDTFVRVAQEVWTELQLDPSSLMLCQGTLRPDLIESASHLASQRADTIKTHHNTTTLVQILQKQGRVVEPLSDFHKDEVRQIGRQLGLPEAIVNRHPFPGPGLAVRILCAAEPYIERDFSETTSLIKMISGYHQMSQKPHALLNKINAAARPEEQQRLSKITANRSLAAYVLPIRSVGVQGDHRTYSYACALSSSTAPDWDALSFLANLIPRICHNINRIVYILGPQVVHPVNDITITYLREPVIDTLREVDDRVMSVLQNNGCMNNVDQMPVVLIPIHFDRDPSQVVSVPSILRSVVLRPVKSADFMTCIAAVPGVHIPEDVVYKMQKAAEEVPGISRVLYDLTSKPPATIEWE